TGCTGTAATGCACATGTAAAAAGCCCCTTTACCTTTCCAAGTCTGTGGTTTGACTTCTTCTTTCTACTGCACTGAGGAAAAGGAATGGCagtgttttttaatgttgtggaaaaaGTGTTCGATATTAAGTCTTCTTCTTATAGCATGCTTTTACATTTGTTCTTTTCAGGATTGCAGAGAAGCAGGACACTGTGGTATGTCCAGTGATCGACACCATTGACTGGAACACGTTCGAGTTTTACATGCAGACCGATGAGCCCATGGTGGGTGGCTTTGACTGGCGGCTTACATTCCAGTGGCACAGCGTGCCTGAGGTGGACCGCAGACGTCGCAAATCCCGAATAGATCTCATTAGGTCAGTGTTCACTCTGAAAAGAACACCAGGCTCTTGTAGACAGAACATTCTAAAAGAGTTACCTCATTTAACACACTTTACAGATGTTGTTTTAATGATGTGTGATTTGACATTATCGAGTATATCGCAGAActcaaacaaaacacacctcCAGAGTGCACGCATACAACACGTTATGATGTTCAGTAGGTTAGACTGCGCATGCTCATTTAGAGTGCGGCCTTTTGATTCAGTCTGCATTCGGAATGATCCCAAAACTCAACATATGGAGgcaaaaatgtgtacatttactgtgtatatagttaatcaatatcaatatcgaAAAGTGGCGTTTTTCTCCAAAAATTAGCATGATTACAAATgtgatattgattttttttaactcagcTCAACAACAACAAGTTGATATTAAGAAATTAATGATTTAGACACCAAATTGCctttcttttgctttgtttcgACAACCAAAATCATTCCAAACAAAGCCACAGCGCTGTTTCGCATCTCTGAGCAACATAATGGTGTTTTGTTCCTGAAAGACTTAACCATTTAAATGATTCGGTTCAATCACCACAGGGAAATCTCAAGtattttctaataataaaaaaaaaaaatctactcaaaTATCAATATTAcactttttgtatttaaaatttgaAAGCATTATGTATGCATTTATAACTACAGGTCAAAGCATTACATGTCAGATGCAGCTCCTGTTTCTTTTAATGAAAGATGAATTTTGTTGATACTGATTTCATTTGCTTGGTAACAGCCAATATATCTTATTATTTGAATATTCTGATGGATTAAATTTAAGAATTTGActcaaaaaattttaataaaaaaaaaaaaagccaataaacagaaaaaatccACAATAACACACTATCTAATTATCGCtattgataaaaaataagaaatcaagaTATTGTTTGTGACTATCACACACCCATAGTGTGCTGCTCAATTCCTTGTTTGCGTTGAGCAGAAACTGATGAAGCCAGAAGTTCTCAGGCCTGGTTCTGGAAAACTTCCTGTCCAGCTCAGTTTTTCTTGCAATTACTTTAAGGTtctttaattagctgattagttGAATTTGGACCAGGAAAGACGTTGAAGGACAGGGGGTACTTCGTTACCAGGCCTTGGAAAGTAAACTAATCCTACATAAGGAGCAGAGTTTGTTCTCCACtgctataaagaaaaaaatgaatagccTTGACATGAAAGTCTATGGATGTTCTAACGGATATCTTTAATATGCTCCCAATTCACAGATCTCCCACCATGGCCGGGGGCTTGTTTGCTGTAAGCAAGGCGTACTTCGAATATCTGGGCACTTATGATACAGGCATGGAGGTGTGGGGAGGAGAGAATCTGGAACTTTCCTTCAGGGTATGATCTTTTTAGGTCTTCTCTCATCTACATTTGCATGCTTTTATATCGAGGACAGTCTTGTTCTCGGACCATTCACAACTGATTGCACTCGGCATATTGTATTTCTTCTGGCGCGTAGGTAAAAATTAAGATTGATGGCACGTATTGTGCATGCGCTTAATGTTTTATACACGCGGAAACACAATACAACGGTGTGTCTTCAAGGGCCGGCGAAGGAAGCGTTTTTTATTCGATGGGCTGTAAGAGTGGAATGGTATTAACGTGGAAGTCCTGGAGCATTCTATTACACACTCAGAAGGCAGATGATCTCTGTGATCTCTAACTAACAAACTAAAAACCTGTACCAGAAATGCTACAGGATTGTATTTTGATGCAAATTTTACTTCGGCTAGACAACGTCTGCTTAGTTTACCTAAGTAACAATAAGTTCATATACAGGCaattattataatgtaaataaaaatgtaaaaatcaagaAGCGTTTAataaataccgtatttttcagactataagcagctacttttttcccatgttttgaacggcttaaacaacaaagcggttaatttctgaatttttcctgggtttttcctggtttcacaaacttcaagccaaaaaactgagcaacataacattagaccaatgaaattttcaaacggaaacgaaaaaaacgcacctcacctgtgttctgagctgcacggcatcgggagaaaaaacgcacgacgatgccaaaagataaactctcgagagaaatagttgtgaaaggaagaaggaagacagtgaacaatgactttcttggtaggctactgtttagatacaagccgttgtaacgcgttgagtctgggtgaagggagagctcgctaactccagttgcaacagaaatcatataagcacagacaggtttccaaaactcgtgttttttttttttttcttggcaacagcgttacgggttagtcaaagaaacttagaaatgagcatcagaaaataataaggacataatcctcgtcttgaacacacgcagtaataccgggaaaattcagtgccaggctattcccaaaataccgctatggtcctaaaggaagcgcaacatatttcacccgttacgccgtatctttcgttaaagcctgtgcaaagttcattagtgtagtcTTATAGACTACACTAatgtgcggcttatagacaagtgcggcttatttatgttcaaaataaaaatatttgtaaaattcagtgggtgcggcttatatatgggcgcgctttatagtccggaaattacggtactcaCACAGGCAATTAAAACGATTCAATCTTTTTTGCGTGATGTTCTGTACATCgtggatttaaaatgttttaaggaATCGTTTTACGATTTTCTGATCGGACTATGGAAATCCTTATAGTCGGGGACACCCCTAAATACACCGTGTCCTCATTAATTCAAAGACCACATTTTAGATGCTTTTTCAGATGCTTCATCGCTGCTAATGATCATATGGTGGTTCACTGTGTGCAAACTTTTGACACGATTGTAATTTTAGGCTGCATAAACCTACAGTTTGGTCTAAAAAGAAATCAGCCTCAAATAAGTGTAATATTACTGTGACATTTGGGGTTGCTGTTGCACTTGGTTTAACAAAAGAATCCATTTTTAGACATTCACAACAATGTTATAATGAATTCTTCTCagtagaaaagaaataaaaatggttaTGGTGGTTTAGGGGATGCTGGCACATTTATACCAGAAGGCCCTATTAAAGATTTTGATTCTTTCTGTTACGTGTAATGTTATTCCCAGGTTTGGCAGTGTGGAGGCTCGTTAGAGATTCACCCCTGTTCTCATGTGGGTCACGTCTTCCCCAAGAAGGCACCATACGCCAGACCAAAGTTCCTCCAGAACACAGTGCGGGCTGCTGAAGTCTGGATGGACTCTTACAAGGAGCTTTTCTATAACCGCAACCCTCCTGCTCGTAAGGTGTGtcattctttgtgtgtgtcaaaGAATTCATTGCTCCACGTATGCAGGTGTGGCTGAAAGGGTTATGCATCCTGTTCAATTACATGATTTACTATACGAAATGCTAATTATTTGACTTTTGTAACCGTCTTGGGTGTGAACTCAGTTGGTCTTATCTTGCGTTggccaccaacacacacacacacacacacacacacacacacacacacacacacacacacacacacacacacacacacacacacacacacacacgttcacatATCCTGAATGACCTGTATTGTTAAGGACACGCTATTACACAGGAATTATgaaaaaagcaaatgaaattctaaagtaaaatacaaaatatgttcattttttttcatgttactTACATCACATTTAAACCACCTTTGATTTTTTCCCGTGCTTTATGTAACTCTGTAAACGCTCCCGCTCTCATAGGAAACATACGGGGACATTTCTGACAGGATTCTCTTACGGGAACGGCTGAAGTGCAGGAGCTTTGACTGGTATCTAAAGAACATTTACCCAGACCTGCACGTACCTGAAGACAGACCGGATTGGCATGGAGCTGTAAGTAGATTTTAGGTGGAGGCACAGGAGATACTTTGAGGGGCCAAAACTTAAGTATTTATgctttaaattatgtaaatcatcagcaCACCAAAttaaacttttgctatgttttcacgTGGGCGGCTTTAAATTGCCGAATGTGTGCATCATacaaaatatacaagagaaaataagacgggtcttttaaaattaataattattttgtttactttttagaaaaaatttaaatttatattgcAGAAATTGcgcaagaatatctgtgaaaactaaacccatttggTGCATTTAAATTCCGTATTACATcgaaatgcaaatacaaatatataaataaataaaaatcatagataaaaatataaaaatcgctttaaaatgttttttaacaaGGTAAACGCACTgtaatgtgttttctttgttattttatgAAATGATCCCAGACTTTGAAAACATGCTGTTGTGTTCTATGGCCTGAATCTTTCCTCTATGGCATTTCCTCTAATTACTGTGCCTTCATTAgcctttcttttattctttcctcTACCCGATTTTCCTCTACAGTTGCGTAATGGTGGGATTCCCTCAGAGTGTCTGGACTACAACTCTCCAGATCACAATCCCACAGGGGCTCATTTGTCTCTGTTCGGCTGCCACGGACAAGGCGGGAATCAGGTAATTGGTATCTCTATCCTTTTACTCTGAAACACCACACACAATTGACACTAAAGGATCGCAACGAACCTTTGAGCGATTCGTACGATCTGAGTCCAGGTCCAAACAGTGTACAGATCCATGCACAGTTAGATGTCATAAAACCAAAATCAAGAGTCATGTGCAGTATTGTATTATATCACATCTACTCAGGATTGAGCATGTAGTCCGATTGGATTGTCTTAACAAAGTGAATTGGTCTTttgaatgtatatttaatgaCTGCTGTGTGTCTGGAGTGATATCACTGATTATTCATtaatgctgtgcatcaggtgtctggaaaaaagaaaagaaaacaaaaagcactATGTCTGAGTGGAAATCAATGTTTTCATTGCAAGTGGAACCTTAGCTACATGTCCAAGATGGCTTAGCATAAAAGATGAATGAGGTTTATGGGTCAAATTGTTTCAGTAAGTATGTTCGTGTGAGTGATTGAAATGAGTTCCTGCCATGATGTCCCTGTTATCGGATTCAGTATTTAGACTTGGACTTACACTTAgatatactttattgatcccgtGAAGAAAATTATTGCTTTACAGCTGCAGTAGGTTACACAAACAATATtatgggaaaagaaaaaaaaaaggcagaatgtcattaaataattaggacttaaataaataaatgcaatattgCAGATGatgcaacagaaaaaaaaaccagagtGCAAACTTACAAttcaaaaagaaggaaaagaagaagaaataaaatatttttgcaaattGTCGACCAATAGTGGATTGTACCCATACCAAAAGTTGAATCATACTTGccaataaccaattaatcattCAATGATTTCTAAAATGGatactagataaaaaaaaacccaaatgtaacactccatgtaaaatagtactgcccttttttttttaaacagtaccGAATGAAAGTGGGCTAAATGAaatcaatattaatatattcaatatagTAATAGAAAACGAAAAGTAAcactacaaataataaaaaactgttaGATATAAATTGAATACAAAAGACACTTCAGGTAAACATCACGTGGTGTCAGTGCTTTGCCGCTAGAGGCTGCTCTCGCACTGTATAACGCGACCCGGAAAAACTGTCGGTAAGGATTTTTGTAGaaagttccagcaatcaaccaTCGGTATATAGAGAGTAGTGTACCTTAATCTGCAGATGCATTCTGGATTAAAATGTGTGCTCTTTGTGCTTTTATTAAACCTGATCAGGAAGAGTTGGATGGCATGTCTTTTGAGTATGAAACTGGGCAAACTGTACAGGACTGTATTGCTCATGGACTTGTGTGTGCGCTAATTTATGGCAATGGCAAATACAAAACTGTATGTTTTAGCTTTCCAGCCACACCTTTGTCCTTGAATGCTATCTATGAGAACGTGCCTGCTTTTTTGCTAATTATTAACCTCGACTCTGTTTCTGTCCATTcaaagaagaggaaaaggaagGAGATACAGGCGACGTGGCTTAGCTTGTATTCACttattgatatgatttttagCTTAAAAAATCAAAAGCATATAGAAAGGCCTTTGTTTCTGCTCACTTTGCTTCTTAATGTCTGTAAtcacatatttaaaatacataaatgtggTGGATTTCCAGGTCATAGGCTGAAGTATGGAGGATTGAGGAATCAAGGAAGTATCAGTAAAAGTTTTGGGATGTAGCCAATTTGTTATTATAATGagctgttatttatttagtagTTTATTGATAGTAGCTTTGTAGGCAAGACTATTCTGAGGTATTCAACAATAATATTCGtgcctctgtctcttttttaaaagtattttgagTACACCTCGTATAAGGAGATCCGCTTTAACTCAGTAACGGAGCTGTGCGCTGAGTACCTGGACGGCCAGAACAACATCGGAATGAAGCACTGTCCGCGGGATGGAGAGCCGATTCCTCCTACAATCGTCTGGGAGTTCAAAGATGTGAGTGCCTCCCTTTGAAACCACAATACCCACAAGAAAGCTTTCTATACCGCCGCTGAACTATTCTTTCTTTTCAGAATGGAGCAATCTATCACCCGCTGTCCGACAAGTGCATCACTTCGTACCGTACAGCAGAGGGGCGGACTGACGTCCACATGCAAAAATGCTCCAGTGAAGACATGAACCAACGATGGAAGTTCGAATGAATTTGATTTCTAGACCAAGGAGCTTGTTCCGGCAGGATAGTTTTTCCTTTGCACTGGGAGTCGGGTTTGGAAAGCAGAGAAATACAGCGGCTCAGAACGATAGTTGCTCACTTACAGAAACGTGGAAGGCCTACGACTTGTCCATGAGGAGACTAGGCTCTGTTCTGTGCCTTTGAAAGCCAAAGGTGATCaggtctttttatttttaatgtgtttttttcttttatctcccGATGCAATACTGTACACAATTCTCTCCAGTAGAAAAACGAGGAAGGAAATATAGCTGTGTTGGAACACTACTCGTTTTTACACGATTGCACTAAGTATTGATACGTCAGAACTTTTTTATTGATAGAAGTAGGATTTATGAAGACGAGTATTTCAGGGAGTGACAAGACCACATTTTTCTTGCTCTCCAGTCATACCATTGTTTTTGCCTGTGTTTGGACCTGTACACAGGCCTGCTGACGTGTTTACGTTACGTCGCCGGCTTATTTTCTTGGAATCTCCACAAACGTGTTCTGCACCAACACATTGTGCCTTATTGCTGTcatctcatcttttttttttttttttaagtcgaGCTTCGGTTTAAAGGCTGATCGTTGGGGCATAAACCAGAAAATACCAATTTATGTGCCTTAATCagacaaaaaaagcaaataattttAACATCACACTCATGTGCTCTGGATTTTATTCCATATATGATGTCAGAGAGGGAAATAACctgaatgaattttttttttttatggtgatGGAAATATAAGAAATGATCTCAAAATGCCTTTGAAggtaatttaaacatttaaaatgtcctCAGAACCATACACGTGTCTTATTTTTGTGCTATGGGTAGAATGTAACTAGTCACACATAACAACTTAAATGTTCGACAAAGCAAAACATTCAAGTGCTGTGACTCAAGTCTtccagatgtaaaaaaaaaaagagttatgTTCGATGCAAAATTGCCAGAGGAGCTCAGTTACAGGCCGAGGCTCAGTCATTCGTCTAATGTGAGATTGCATGGACGTTAGAGTACACTGTGGCCTTAAAAACTGTACATCATgaacttgtttttgtttgtttgcaattTTAATCAGTCATGTCTGGGGATTAAATCTGTTTTTCCTGCTTATAGATGTTGAATATTTCAACATGGTATAAAGGGACATTTATGTTATggttttaatgaatatttaaaaactacTGATTAAGCACACATTGTGGTGATTACCATCTTTCATGTCATTTTGATCATTGtactgattaaatttttttttccttttttttttttttttgagttaaTGGAAGgctccataaaaacaaaacaaaaaagtcgtGTGTCTCGCTTCTTTCTGCACGCCGTTGCAGTGCCATCCTGTGGTAAACCTGATTCATAACTGCCATGTCATTCATATTGCCTATTGATTATTTGTACTTTGTATCTGAATAGATGCTTTTCAAAGACTTCACATTAGATGTGCAGCGTAGCATAGTTTATTGCAGGGAACAGCCTTTGTTAATTTGACAATAAGGGCACAACAACATGTGGCACTCAGATCACTGGTAGTGGTGTTCTAGTCACGTTTCATAAATTATGGATTTCTATTTGAGGtaaacattttgtgcattttgtccCACACTTGATGTTAGCTTTAAAGGAGATCTAGTTTCCATATATTGATGAAGATAAATCAATCACAACCTTCTTTGTGAACTCGAGGATGTAACAGATTTGGCCTATGACCAgcaagaggtgtgtgtgtgtgtgtgtgtgtgtgtgtgtgtgtatgtatatatatatatatatatatatatatatatatatatatatatatatatatatatatatatatatatatataaaagaagaaatgtaaaacataaaattgcttgtcatttttttcttaaagttttttattattataaacatttgtgaacatcaacagttccCTTGTTTAAggctattttaataaaaaagaaaatatgaaagtaaaaataatgcaatactcttttttattatattgattaaattgaataatcaagtaaattggcacaaattaatttgattaaatacaattaaattaatggtattttttttttttaagtataaatgtatgtgttttaaattcaatatttaaaatatatattctaatgAACTGTTCTAcgtatttcagcagactttaacgaatgtgttcattccttccatccttcattcattcaccctcgatatgcagaattgtcaggattgaCAAGAATTCACCAAATGACATTATGCTGCCAGTGAGTGTGTCATGGATCATGTTTCATAGAGCATGATTGATATGCCTTATGCTTAGATAACATCATGGACCATATGGATCACACGAATATTCCTGGTTTGATGACTTAAGTTTAAGAATGATTATgggccacacacacatacacacacataaacacacacacatacacatgatcTGTAGTTCTGTACTGGTGCTTCGGGTTTCCTCTCGATGTTGTAAGTTGTAATATTTACTAATTAGTTTTGTTCTTCCGTGTCATTTGGACTTGGACAGTGTGTGCTTAGATTATCTACCCAAACAATGATAAAGTCAATTATCCATCTTACCACCTCTATGACAATATTTCACATACGGTTTGTTGTAAAAGAACAGGATGTAACCATAAAATTCAAAGGCGCATTGTGCTTCCTCATTTCAACATTAAGGGTGAATCAAATTCAGCATATTTTGAGGTTTAACCCTTTTGCTCAGCCACATGAAAAAACACACGGATTTCAATAACCAAAGTCATCAATAATGCAAACTTGTGAAGAATGGCAACAACAGTTTCACATGCATGGCCATACTGATGTTTTATTACTCATTACGCAATTGTAATAACTCAGGTGGGCTAAGATTATTAAGACCCTCcctatatagatatattttgaTGAgtgtattaatgaattaaaagacCGGATGACttataactttctattattaaattctgacaAGATGGAGATTTTGCTCTTCGGCCCAAAAACCAATAAACAGAAGCTTCAgcatttaacctgcatttagaaggatgttctgtaactactagttcaacagtaaaagacctgggcgTTATTTTATACAGCAACTTCTCTTTTgaatatcatatcaaccatattacaaTACTGgacttcttccaccttagaaatatttctaagctactATGTTgtctattgtaatgcattactaggtggttgtcctgcatcattaataaacaagctacagtccagaatgcagcagatAAAATcgaaaaaaatatttccaccATATAACCCAAATCTTATCATCTCTACACTGCCTATCTGTTAAGTTTCGATTCGACTActaactactgctacttacttataaaacactaaatggtttggctcccatgtatctttccagtcttctaacatgcttcCATCCATCctgctccttgagatctcaaaactctggacttctagtagttcctagaatagcaaagtccactaaaggtggtagaacatgctcacatttagctcctaaactctggaatagtcttcctgacagtgtttggggctcagacacactctcccagtttaagtgcagattaaagacgtatctttttagtgAGTCCcacacataacatacatcacatatcataaccttgtgctccagtacatctgatcacatcacattatcaacttgtgcttgttaatattaaaaacatcagctacgctaattcctcttcACTGCTTCTCTTATTCTACCCATTcagaggcatcctgaggttgcaccagctcctgttgtgtcccacctcatgaagattgtggaccttcaAAGCAGTAGATGCTGAGCCCAtaaagtttggacattggaccttttTGAACTTTTAAAGGCTctatggagaagctggtgttggatctgtgatgatctcagatgttgagctattttatgagttgctcagtagctcctggttctatAACATCagctgactgtagaagactgtagaaagaacattaatcctaatcacacacactcatagtaGTTTTTtactctctggtgttttgtgttgtttttaagatttataatcacactcttgatgtcacccaaatgaggatgggttccccttttgagtctggttcctcttaaggtttcttcctcattcatctaagggagtttttacaatcattattgtaaatgttttaaagtaattatggtgttttaattacgtaaatcatcaggacactgaacttttgctatgtttccacacggacggatttaattgccggatgtgtgcatcatggccgattttggtgcttgatttgagacttggtttACTGTTTGAGTAAAGCATATGTTTAGTGATTGAAAATGATTTTtctgtttaggttttttttatatatatatatatatttgagtaaacaaaggacattttgaataaatatgtgttgcaaggttttaattttgccttgtacatttatttatttataaatttttaat
This genomic interval from Silurus meridionalis isolate SWU-2019-XX chromosome 22, ASM1480568v1, whole genome shotgun sequence contains the following:
- the poc1bl gene encoding polypeptide N-acetylgalactosaminyltransferase 4, which gives rise to MRVRWSRKVAFLAKTGFFVSILWLFYLFVFRSSNTAPAEDRSEHNIQARNAFTREEEDPETLKRPIYSKPPPDPRAYGEWGKATRLNLNSEEKKQEQDSIERYAINIYVSDKISLHRHIEDNRMHECRSKTYDIRHFPTTSVIIAFYNEAWSTLLRTIHSVLETTPAVLLKEVILVDDLSDRGYLKAQLEEYISSLKRVRLIRTNKREGLVRARLIGATYATGDVLTFLDCHCECVPGWIEPLLERIAEKQDTVVCPVIDTIDWNTFEFYMQTDEPMVGGFDWRLTFQWHSVPEVDRRRRKSRIDLIRSPTMAGGLFAVSKAYFEYLGTYDTGMEVWGGENLELSFRVWQCGGSLEIHPCSHVGHVFPKKAPYARPKFLQNTVRAAEVWMDSYKELFYNRNPPARKETYGDISDRILLRERLKCRSFDWYLKNIYPDLHVPEDRPDWHGALRNGGIPSECLDYNSPDHNPTGAHLSLFGCHGQGGNQYFEYTSYKEIRFNSVTELCAEYLDGQNNIGMKHCPRDGEPIPPTIVWEFKDNGAIYHPLSDKCITSYRTAEGRTDVHMQKCSSEDMNQRWKFE